ctacgagatactTAGCGCGTAAGATAtattgtgcaatacgcattattagaattttgtgttcccgtaataaaaaatttaaatgtctCGTTTGCCGCCAtttcctaacgagacccaatgCTCGGTTGTCATTTGGCGTTAGAGCGCCTTTGCACCCTGATTCCCTCGGCGTCCccataatatttgaattttcgaaatttattaaaatcaaagaatttattttttagaaaacttaaCAACAAGAAACAATCATAAAATTGGCGAACAACAAAAATCACTCTGGAACCGAGTCCCCGTGAGCTCTCGAATCCCGTACAATATACTTGCAAATCGATGCCATTTCCTCATAGATTTCCGAATCATTGGCTCCATATTCGAGACATTCAGTTGTGGTATTCACAAATTCAAGCCAGTCCTCAATGTCGAATGAGAGATCCAAGTGTTCcgtgattttttcgattggTGGATGATGAGCGAGTACTGTTCCAGGGCGCATATGAGTATGTAGGAACTCCCAGCACTCTTCTTGTTCGGTTTTTGATAGGAAGAACGAGAAGACATTGTTCATCACGATGAATTGATTATCCTTGAAGACGTGGGCGAGGTGGCGGATATCGTCGCGCAGGATTTcaatgttctggaaaaaataattgtaagtTTAGAGGATTTGACAAATttccactttaaaattttcgaaagcttctcaaaaaatatttcgtaaTTTCGTTAAATTTTGACCTGCTAGTTTGAAGGCACTCGCTGTTTTCCGcgcgggtctcgccacgatcacAGTCAAATTGGTCGCTGAAGGGGtcaaattttatagatttaaataaaatcgatttgttaattttatgCTGTTAAATTTCACATTCTGAAGTGCACAGAGAAAGTGTGAAAAACACAATatctggtctcgacacgaacatttttttgtaaaataaataaggtgtgcgcctttaaagagtaatGTAGTTTCTAAATCTTGTTTCTGCggagtttttattgatttttcgaagtttttcttgcatttttattgttttttctgaatttaaaaaatacataacTATATTTATATcgaaaagttgtgaaaaatcgatgaaaattcaaaattacagtactcattaaaggcgcacacctttttgcaattcacaaaaaattgtcgtgtcgagacctgttACCGTAttgttggcaaaaattttacttttattgCATAAAACTAAACCTTTAATCCGAATTGACGAATAGTCCGTAACGCGAGAGCAGCATAGTCCGAGTCCATTTCAACGCCGATTGTGCTCACATTTccgtttctaaaaaaaaaaatggatgtttcttcaaatttaaatattacgGGATCACAatacaacatatttgacgcgcaaaatatctcgtcgcgaaaactacagtaattctttaaatgattactgtagagcttgtgtcgatttacgggatctcgattttcgaaatattatcgacaacgatttttaattttccttgcaaaattttaataaataaatgaataaatcatTTCGAAAAccaagcccgtaaatcgacacgagcgctacagtactcatttaaagaattacagtagttttcgcttcgagatattttgcgcgtcaaatacgttgctcaatacgcattctcaaaattttgtgttcctgtaatatcaattattttccaCAATGCTCACGTAAAAATCGATGCTCCATAAACAATAGCTCCTAATCTGCTCCCAATGTCCAGTACGTGTTGGCATGTTGGCGGCATAAGTAGATCAAAAAGGAATTTGACTTGAAGACGGCTCAAACTGTGACTAATGAAGTTTAGAGGTACAGTATCCCTCGAACTGCAAACCGGACAGTACGTACGGCTGAGCTCATCTCGTTCCACCAACTCTTCCACGTCATCATCTTCATAGAGAAATGAGTCGACTTCGCACtggaaaaataacttttattgtttgaaattaaatgttcaatccgtgaatttgtaaaaaaagcaaaaaaatagaGGCGGATCATAAATttgcaaccctgcggcacggttttttcactgcttttttgttggttttttgtttcaataaagtttattttttcgagaattcaCCGTATTCAGCTCAGTACAATCGCTATCAAATCCTTCAGTAGGCCATCTCAACTTGCTCGGAGCTTTCGACGGAACATCGACAGCTTTATCTCTCAAATAGGCCGCTATTCTGTCAAGTTTCCGTGCTCCTCTGTccatcattttctttttttgctcattttcataattaaatGTAATTTCGCTCGATGGTGTGCTCTCCACGTATTTGGCCAACCAATCCTTAACCTCAATAACTTGATCTATTTCGAGTTTCGAGAGAAGCTGACGAATTGATTCTTTGGCTTCTCTGGTTTCACGAGCTTTCGAGCCATCTGGCTCTTTTGAagccattctgaaaaaaaacggaaatttaaattttgaaaattgtatttattacgGAAACAcagaattctgagaatgcgtattgcacaacgtatttgacgcgcgaaatatctcgtagcgaaaactacagtaattctttggatgggttactgtagcgcttgtatCGATTTACGGGCTAGATTAATAGTAAGCAAAATATGAGAAATCATTCGGAAaagcaatgaaaaattgaatttcaccCTGGGAATtcattccgaaaaaaatcgagatcccgtaaatcgacacaagcactacagtagtcgtttaaagaattactgtaattttcgctacgagatattttgcgcgtcaaataataCGCATTCTGTGcaaatacgcattctcagaaatttgtgttctcataataaaaaagtgaTCTAAAGCTCGGAGCGAAGCGTTTTCAATTAGCGTTGAAGCGCGATTGCAACTCGATttcaaaagaaacaatttttgaattttctgattttttcttaattttgaaaaaaaaattcgtaagagccaaattattattttctaaattttttgtgattttttttccattcctgcaaactaaaaaattttaaaaaagggctattttctggatatttttattaatttttttctcattttttcattgtttttgtaattttgaacattgtttgtcaaaaaaagtttaaaaatagatttttaggcgaaatttatggttttttttaatcgtaaaaaactataaatttgttctaaaaatcgataattaaacttttttcaggacaaaagaaaagaaaaaaaacaatgaaaatatcCGGAAAATGCCTATTTTTGGtctgcaaaattggaaaaaatcgctgaaattttagggaaattcttacattttttaaactattttttgtcgtttcgagtaaaaaaactattaaaaaatagaaaaaataataattgtgaTCGGATAAGAGacacgaaaataaaaatattttagttcaagaatttagaaaaaaaattttatttagtaATTATGACAGAATATGTTAGATTATTATTCTTCTCTTTCCAGAACCGGCGGatcaccaaattttttcggattctcactaaaaaaggttttcaggCTTCCATCAGGGTTCCGCAACATTGAATATTCCATATCTGTGAGTAGAACATGCTGTTTCAGATTTCCGTGAAGTGTCACAATATTGTTCTTCTGTTTCTTCACATTTCTCGATACATTTATTCCATTATTCTTCTCCAAATATTTGCCCATTCGATATTCTTGTCCACTTGAATCGTAGAATTTTGCCTcttggaatttgaaatatgGGAGAAGTGAGGT
This is a stretch of genomic DNA from Caenorhabditis elegans chromosome V. It encodes these proteins:
- the C04F5.8 gene encoding tRNA (guanine(46)-N(7))-methyltransferase (Confirmed by transcript evidence) → MASKEPDGSKARETREAKESIRQLLSKLEIDQVIEVKDWLAKYVESTPSSEITFNYENEQKKKMMDRGARKLDRIAAYLRDKAVDVPSKAPSKLRWPTEGFDSDCTELNTCEVDSFLYEDDDVEELVERDELSRTYCPVCSSRDTVPLNFISHSLSRLQVKFLFDLLMPPTCQHVLDIGSRLGAIVYGASIFTNGNVSTIGVEMDSDYAALALRTIRQFGLKNIEILRDDIRHLAHVFKDNQFIVMNNVFSFFLSKTEQEECWEFLHTHMRPGTVLAHHPPIEKITEHLDLSFDIEDWLEFVNTTTECLEYGANDSEIYEEMASICKYIVRDSRAHGDSVPE